Within the Dolichospermum compactum NIES-806 genome, the region TATCTGGGACATTAAAGGTAATTGTCCAGCAATGGCCACAAGATAAATCTCCTAAAGAAAAGACTAATACCCGTTCTTTTTATAAACAATTGTTAGTGCCATTTATTGGTATTACTAGTGGTTCTTGCTTATTTCTTTGTTCTGGTTTCGAGATATTTGGTTTTCCTACGGGAATGGCTTTAAGTATAGGTTTACCACTGAGTCTGTTAACTTGCTTCTTTGTTTGGCGGCAGTTGGGAGGTTTACTCGATTATGTTAAGAGGGAAGGAATGCAATCTTTAGATTTAGATTCTTGGTCTTAGCAATATCATTAAGGGCGCAGACCCTGCGCCCCTACATTAATTAAACATATTGTCTGAATCAGGATGTCCAGGATTTAATGATTAACAGGATGAAAATAGATATCTTATTACCAATTACCAATGGGAAAAGCTAATGCAAATCATTCGTTTACCGGTACTTGCTGACAATTATATATTTTTACTGCATGATCCACTGCGGAATATTGCGGCTGTTGTTGATCCGGCGGAAGCACAACCAGTTTTAGATGAATTGAGAAAAATTAATGCTCAGTTAGTGGCAATTTTTAATACCCATCATCATGGTGATCATGTGGGTGGGAATACACAATTAATGAAAGCATTTCCTGATGTGAAAGTTTATGGAGGTGCGGAAGACAGGGGGAGGATTCCGGGACAACAGGTGTTTTTACAGGAAGGCGATCGCATCCAATTTAGCGATCGCCCTGCTAATATATTCTTTGTACCTGGACATACTCGCGCTCATATTGCTTACTATTTCCCCCCAGCAAGTCCAGGAGAGCCTGGAGAATTGTTCTGTGGTGATACATTGTTTGCTGGCGGTTGTGGTCGTTTATTTGAAGGCACACCGGGGCAAATGGTAGATTCATTAAGTAAACTCCGGGCTTTACCTGATCATACTCGCGTCTGGTGCGCCCATGAATACACTTTAAGTAATTTGCGGTTTGCTGTAACTGTAGATGCTGAAAATGCAGATCTACAAAAACGTTACCAAGATGTTAAAGCTCAACGGGATAAATTAGAACCAACAGTTCCATCAATTTTAGGACTGGAAAAACTCACCAATCCTTTTTTACGCTGGGAAGAACCATATCTACAAGCAACAGCAAAGAGTGATAATGGAATCCAAACCTTTGCCCGAATTCGGGGAATGAAAGATAATTTTTAATTATTTTGATGATTTATTTGTAGGCCTTTGGCAATGCTAAACCCTTTTGATTGTTAGCATAGATTACGAAGGTCAATTAACTTATATTAAGTATATCCTCACTCACGCGGAATAAGATAAGGACAATGAAAATATTGCTTTTTTTAAATTTCTAGCATTTAGAGTTGCGATCGCTCCCCAAATTTCGCTACAATGTCGAGGCTGTGGGTACGTTAAAAGTCGCTGAGGATCAAGCTACACTTTTATGAGCCACCCTGCGACACCCAAATAAGGAAGATTTTACCAAGAAAAGCGAAAAACAATGGCGAAACGTGTGCAATTAGTTTTAACAAAAGATGTTACCAAGCTGGGAAAACTCGGTGATTTGGTAGAAGTAGCTCCCGGTTATGCTCGTAACTACCTCATCCCCCAGAGTTTAGCCGCTCGCGCTACACCCGGTCTGCTCAAACAAGTGGAACGCCGACGCGAGAAAGAATATCAAAGACAATTAGAACTCAAACAACAAGCAACTGAGCAAAAAACCGCTTTAGAAAATATTGCTGGTTTAAAAATTGCCAAGCAAGTTGGGGAAAATGAAGCTATTTTCGGTACTGTTACTACTCAAGATGTCGCAGATGCTATTAAAGCAGCAGCTAGTCTAGAAATAGATCGTCGTGGTATCACCATTCCCGATATCAGCCAATTGGGTACTTACAAAGCTGAAATAAAACTCCATGCTGAAGTAACAGCAGTAATTAACATTGAAGTTGTCTCTAACTAACGGTGATACAATTTTGGATTTTAGATTTTAGATTTTAGATTGACTCCAGCAACTAAGCCAAGGCTTGTCAATTAATTTGAGATTTTAGATTTATCCTCGAATAAATTTAGCGACTGCGGACATTTTTGAATTTTCAATCTTTAATCCAAAATTTAAAATCTAAAATTCGGATATTGGTTTTGGATGATGAAATAAAAATCCAAAATCACCAACATTTAAAATTTTATGGCTGAAGAACTAAGTTTTCAGGGTGATAGTAGTAATCGTTTACCACCTCAAAACATCGAAGCAGAAGAAGCGATATTAGGAGGCATTCTACTAGATCCAGAGGCAATTGGTCGAGTGAGCGATCGCCTAGTTCCCGAAGCATTTTATATTAGCGCCCATACAACCATCTATCAAGCCGCCCTCCGTCTCCATACCCAGCAAAAACCCACAGACCTACTTTCCATCACCAGTTGGTTAACAGACAACGATCAATTAACCCAAATTGGTGGCAGAAACAAATTAGCAACATTAGTAGACCGGACAGTTTCAGCGGTAAATATTGATGCCTTAGCAGGGTTAGTGATGGAAAAATACCTGCGCCGGCAATTAATCAAAGCAGGTAACGAAATAGTTCATCTTGGTTTTGAGACAGAAACAGAATTACCAATAGTTCTGGACAATGCCGAACAAAAAGTTTTTAACGTCACCCAACAAAAAACCCAATCAGGACTAGTTCATATTGGTGACACCTTAATTAATACTTTTCAAGATATTGAAACTCGTCATCAAGGTATTGCATTACCAGGAATACCTTGTGGTTTTTATGATTTAGATGCCATGACCAGCGGTTTTCAGCGTTCTGATTTAATTATCGTCGCTGGGAGGCCGTCAATGGGAAAAACAGCGTTTTGCTTAAACCTAGCTCATAATATTGCAGCCGGTTATCAATTAGCAGTTGCGGTTTTTAGTTTAGAAATGTCCAAGGAACAGCTAGTACAAAGACTATTAGCTAGTGAAGCTGGAATTGAAAGCAGTTATCTAAGAAGTGGCCGGATTAGTCAAACCCAATGGGAACCTTTAAGCCGTGCCATTGATAAACTCTCAGACACGCCAATTTTTATTGATGATACGGCAAATATTACAGTCACACAAATGCGAAGTCAAGCGCGAAGATTGCAAGCCGAACAAACTAAAGACTTAGGATTAATAGTAATTGATTACTTGCAATTAATGGAAGGTAGTAGTGATAATCGTGTCCAAGAATTATCGAGAATTACCCGTTCTTTAAAAGGTTTAGCGAGAGAATTATCTGTACCCATAATTGCCTTATCACAGTTAAGTCGCGGAGTAGAAGCAAGAACTAATAAACGGCCAATGTTATCTGATTTGAGAGAATCGGGTTCAATTGAACAAGATGCGGATATAGTTATGATGTTATACCGTGATGAATATTATTCACCAGATACTCCAGATAGAGGAATTGCCGAAGTAATAATCGCTAAACATCGGAATGGACCAACAGGAACAGTTAAACTATTATTTGATCCACAATTTACAAAGTTTAAAAATCTAGCTAAACCAAGTTGGTAATATGTCAAAAAAGAATTATTTTAGCTTGATATTACTATTTGTTTCTATTAATATTGGTAGTATTCAAAAAATAGCACAAGCACAAACACCAGTTCCAGAAGTTACGAATACAAAATCAATTTGTCCTGCTCAATTATCATCAGCTATTAATACTATTATCAATCGTCCTCAATTTAGTCGAGTCCGTTGGGGGATTTTAATTAAACCATTATCATCAGAAAAGATTCTTTATACTCAAGACAGCCAAAAATATTTTATTCCTGCTTCTAATATGAAGCTATTTACTACAGCAGCAGCATTACAACAATTAGGGGCAGATTTTCGGATTCGTACTTCTATCTATGATGATGATAATAGTGTTTTGCGTGTAGTGGGAAGGGGAGATCCGAGTTTCAAAAATGCTCAATTAACAATATTATCGAAACAACTATATAAGCAGGGAATTAGGCAAATTAATCAGTTAATTGCTGATGATAGTTATTGGCAAGGTGAAGTGGTTAATTCCAGTTGGGAATGGGAAGACATTCAAGCTGATTATGGCGCACCAATTAACAGTTTTATTCTTAATGAAAATGCTACTGTATTAACTTTTTCACCCCAAACTATTGGAAACCCATTAAAATTAAAATGGACAGAACCAACAGAAGCATATCGGTGGAAAATCGAAAATAATTCCGTCACTACTGAATCCGATAAACCCAGTTTTATAGAAGTAAATCGTGACTTAAAAGGACAAATTCTGCGAATTAAAGGACAATTGGCTATAAATTCCCAGCCAGAGATTACAGGGTTAGCTGTATTTGATCCAGTTGCTAATTTTATCAGACAATTTCGCCAAAATTTATCTAGACAGGGAATCACTGTTAAAGAAACTGTAAGTAAAAATATTAGTCAAAATAAACAAGAAAAAGAAATAGCCACAGTAGAATCTCCACCTTTATCAGAATTATTACTAGAGACAAATGTGCATAGTAATAATTTATATGCTGAGGCTTTACTCAGAAGTTTAGCTATTAAGAAACCAGCAGAGAAAAATCAAAATACGGCTGATGTTGGATTACAAGTTGTCAGAGAAACTTTAACTCAATTAGGAGTTGCACCAGCAGGTTATGTCATTGTAGATGGTTCTGGTTTATCTCGGAAAAATTTAACGACTCCAGCAGCGTTGGTACAAGTTTTACAAGAAATTGGTAAATCACCTCAAGCAGCAGTTTTTAGGGCTTCTTTACCTGTTTCTGGTGTCAAAGGTAGTCTAAAAAATCGGTTTCTTAATACTGCGGCTGCGGGAATAGTGCAAGCAAAAACAGGTTCAATGACAGGAATTTCTACTCTATCTGGATATATGAATGCACCTAATTATGAACCCTTGGTTTTTAGTATTATGGTAAATCAATCTGAGCAACCGGGGAAAGTCATGAGAACAGCAATAGATGAAATTGTGA harbors:
- the dacB gene encoding D-alanyl-D-alanine carboxypeptidase/D-alanyl-D-alanine endopeptidase; the protein is MSKKNYFSLILLFVSINIGSIQKIAQAQTPVPEVTNTKSICPAQLSSAINTIINRPQFSRVRWGILIKPLSSEKILYTQDSQKYFIPASNMKLFTTAAALQQLGADFRIRTSIYDDDNSVLRVVGRGDPSFKNAQLTILSKQLYKQGIRQINQLIADDSYWQGEVVNSSWEWEDIQADYGAPINSFILNENATVLTFSPQTIGNPLKLKWTEPTEAYRWKIENNSVTTESDKPSFIEVNRDLKGQILRIKGQLAINSQPEITGLAVFDPVANFIRQFRQNLSRQGITVKETVSKNISQNKQEKEIATVESPPLSELLLETNVHSNNLYAEALLRSLAIKKPAEKNQNTADVGLQVVRETLTQLGVAPAGYVIVDGSGLSRKNLTTPAALVQVLQEIGKSPQAAVFRASLPVSGVKGSLKNRFLNTAAAGIVQAKTGSMTGISTLSGYMNAPNYEPLVFSIMVNQSEQPGKVMRTAIDEIVILLAQLKLC
- the rplI gene encoding 50S ribosomal protein L9, which translates into the protein MAKRVQLVLTKDVTKLGKLGDLVEVAPGYARNYLIPQSLAARATPGLLKQVERRREKEYQRQLELKQQATEQKTALENIAGLKIAKQVGENEAIFGTVTTQDVADAIKAAASLEIDRRGITIPDISQLGTYKAEIKLHAEVTAVINIEVVSN
- the dnaB gene encoding replicative DNA helicase — protein: MAEELSFQGDSSNRLPPQNIEAEEAILGGILLDPEAIGRVSDRLVPEAFYISAHTTIYQAALRLHTQQKPTDLLSITSWLTDNDQLTQIGGRNKLATLVDRTVSAVNIDALAGLVMEKYLRRQLIKAGNEIVHLGFETETELPIVLDNAEQKVFNVTQQKTQSGLVHIGDTLINTFQDIETRHQGIALPGIPCGFYDLDAMTSGFQRSDLIIVAGRPSMGKTAFCLNLAHNIAAGYQLAVAVFSLEMSKEQLVQRLLASEAGIESSYLRSGRISQTQWEPLSRAIDKLSDTPIFIDDTANITVTQMRSQARRLQAEQTKDLGLIVIDYLQLMEGSSDNRVQELSRITRSLKGLARELSVPIIALSQLSRGVEARTNKRPMLSDLRESGSIEQDADIVMMLYRDEYYSPDTPDRGIAEVIIAKHRNGPTGTVKLLFDPQFTKFKNLAKPSW
- the gloB gene encoding hydroxyacylglutathione hydrolase, with translation MQIIRLPVLADNYIFLLHDPLRNIAAVVDPAEAQPVLDELRKINAQLVAIFNTHHHGDHVGGNTQLMKAFPDVKVYGGAEDRGRIPGQQVFLQEGDRIQFSDRPANIFFVPGHTRAHIAYYFPPASPGEPGELFCGDTLFAGGCGRLFEGTPGQMVDSLSKLRALPDHTRVWCAHEYTLSNLRFAVTVDAENADLQKRYQDVKAQRDKLEPTVPSILGLEKLTNPFLRWEEPYLQATAKSDNGIQTFARIRGMKDNF